One Gracilinanus agilis isolate LMUSP501 unplaced genomic scaffold, AgileGrace unplaced_scaffold6898, whole genome shotgun sequence genomic window, GCCTGGTCCCCTGCCTCCCTGGGCGGGCAGCTGTTAAGACTTGCAGTGATGTTTAATTCTTCTCTATGTGAACATCACAACAAGTCTATACAGTTTCCCAGCCCCCATACCTCTGGGACCAGGCTGCTAGCAGATGGGGGCTTGGGGTGGGGGTTTGGCCGGGTTCTGGAGGGCCGTGGGAGCCACCAATGGAGAACACCAAAGGGCACTGGGGCCCTAGGGCCATATACAAAGTGTTTCACCCTAgtagctgtgtggctttgggcaacaAGTCCTTtgctctctctgggtctcagcatTCCTGTCTGTAAAAGGAGGAGAACAATGGACTGtttaatctctaaggtcccttcctgctctaaatcccATGAACTGTGAAGCAGGCCAATTCAGGCATTGGGGGTCTCTGGAAGTAAGAGAGACTCATGGGGGCCTAGGGAAAGCTGAGGATCTTGGGGAGTATGGAAACCCCAGGAGACTGGGAGGCTGTGAAACAGGTCTAAGGAACCCTTCTGGAGCCAGGGGTGTGGGGCATGACCAGTAATATGGAAGTATGAGAGGGTAATCAGCTGAGAGGGGATCCTAAAGgcttcttctcatttcattctccaccCATTGCCTCCTCTCCTGCCCAGGAAAACCTCAATAAATTGATGACCAACCTCCGGGCCACCCAACCACACTTTGTCCGATGCATTGTCCCTAATGAGACCAAGACACCAGGTATGTACCTGTCTGTGCACCTGGGGATCTGGGGAAAGTTGGTGCCCAGGAGGGTATCGGGCGGAGACATGGGGCCTAGGAGGcctccccatctccatctcttcccttccccatccctgaaTGCAGTGGCATTCAGCCTCAGAGACCTCTGCCTCTTTCTACTTGTCTTTGCTGGATTTTCTGGAGTTTGGGCTGCCGTCTGATCTCCATTGACTTCTATCCTGAACCCCTCCCAGGAGTCATGGATGCCTTCTTGGTGCTACACCAGCTACGCTGCAATGGGGTTCTAGAGGGGATCCGCATCTGCCGCCAGGGTTTCCCCAACCGCCTGCTTTACATGGATTTCAGACAGCGGTCAGTGACTCCCTGCTCCCTGGGACAATGTGATAGTGACAGAAGTTCTCCTCCATTATCTTCCTGGGTTCTCAATTGGCACAAAGAGACCAAGCTGCGTGGCCTGGGCCAAGTAGGGTAGGTCAGAGAGGAGTAGGACCCACAAGTCCCAGAATCTTACTGGGAAAACCAACGCCACATAATGCAGCTGAAAAGATCGATAATGAGATGagactttgaacccaggatctcctgtctccaggtctatcCATCTAGAACTAACCccttaaatatatgaatatactaTCTTATGAATGGGTATCAAAAAGAAGAAACAGCTGCTAGAAACAGTCTAATGGAATTGCCTTTTTTGAAATGTCATATGAAATATTTTGGTTATATAATATGCATTTCCATATGCATTTCTGAGGCTGGGAATTTCACGGAAGTCGGAGGTCACACTCAGTTTAGGAGTAGCTCAAAATAATCAGAGAGAGATCTCATTGAGGTTAGGGGTGATACTGAAGAGGGTTATTTTTAGTTATGTGCATTTCCGACTATATCTGTCTCCCCCACCCAATAAACCATCTCTTTTAacaaagatttaataataataaaaagaaaaataatgagttcagcCAAACCAACCATCAGTGACCATGTCTGACCATCTAGAGCTAGGCAATGTTCCCCATCAAaggaattcaaaaaaattaaaatgtattaaaattataaaagatttttaaaaggaactttAAAACATGTTTTTAACTGAATAGAACCAGGTTCTAAAATCAAGATACGAAGCAACTTCTTAATATGACTCAGTGTCCCTCTGCTGCCTTTCTTCCCGCCCCTACCTTGCCCTCTTCCAGTTTGAGCCCAAACTCTGGCCACACAAAGCTCTTCCCCTTGGTCTCATGCCCCTGGGGCCCTGACACCCTCCCCTTCCCAGGATCCTCCAGCTACCCCCGCATTCTCACACTCCCCCAGGTATCGCATCCTGAATCCCAGCGCTGTCCCAGACGACACCTTCGTGGATAGCAGGAAGGCCACGGAGAAGCTCCTCTCCTCACTGGACATTGACCACACACAGTACAAGTTTGGTCACACCAAGGTGAGGGGGTCACGCGAGCAAGTGTCAAGGATCAAGGGTCACCATGAGGTTGGGAATTACACTGAAGTTGGGGGTCGCACTGAGTTTAGGAGGTTACCAGACACACAGGTGCACAGGATTACGGGTCTAGAACCTAAAGGGACCTTTGAGGCCATTTATtctgaccccctcattttatatctgTAGAAACTGAGAGCCCCGGGAGGTTCcaggatttgcccaaagtcatggaGCCATGAGGGCACACACTGGGGATGGGGGAGCCTGCTGAGGCATGCCAAGGGTCAGGGGACACACAGGGTCAGCGAAAGCCCAGCTTTTCCTTGCAGGTGTTCTTTAAGGCCGGGCTGCTGGCGGTGCTGGAGGAACTTCGGGATGAGCGATTGGCCAAGATCCTGACCTTGCTGCAGGCCAGGATCCGGGGCCACCTCATGCGCATTGAGCACCAGCACATGAGAGGGGGAAGGTATGGGGAGCCTGGGGGGAAGGAAGGGTTCAGCACATGGTGGGGCAGGGGGCCCAAGACCTCTCCCAGCTCCCGCTTCCCCCCTGAcgctcagctgccccctctctccaGGGATGCCCTCTACACCATCCAATGCAACATTCGGGCTTTTGCGGCCGTGAAGAACTGGTCCTGGATGAAGCTTTTCTTCAAGATGAAGCCACTGCTGCGCTCTGTGCAGGCCGAGGAGGAGCTGGGGGCCCTGAGAGCCGAGGTCCGGGGCCTGCGAGGTTCCCTGGCGGAGGCCGAGGCCAAGAGGCAGGAGCTGGAGGAGAAGCACATAAGCATCGCCCAGGAGAAGAATGACCTGTCTCTGCAGCTACAGGCTGTGAGCCCTGGCAGGGATGGAGATGGAGGGGTTGGGGCCTGGGCCCTCAGGAGCCACGGTCAGAGGGCCAGCCCTGCTTGCCACTCTCACTGGACTCCAGGGAAACCACCCACATTTGTAGAGAAGCTTCACCGTTTGCAAAAATGCTTTTGTCATGTTGGCCCCACGAGATGGGCAGAGCGAAGTCTGCTCTACTCTTTTTAAAGACCAGAAAACTTGGGCAGGAAgaggtcatgtgacttgcccagggccatatgaCTGGTAAATGTCCCAGCTGAGACCCAAACTCAAGTCTTGCAGGATCTATAGCTGGTAGGGAGGTTAGTGGACCCATTTCAAGGATCCAGGTCAagcctctcattttgcagataaggaaacagggaAGAGAAGCAGCTTTCTCAGGGTTATATGAGTAGTTAGTAATAGAACTGAGAACAAAAAGCAGGCCCTCTGACTCTAAACCCACTATTCTTTCCATAATATCACATTGTCTTAAGTCTGGTGCAAGTTTAGCATTTAAGGAaggccttccttccttctttcct contains:
- the LOC123256615 gene encoding myosin-7B-like, with the protein product MDAHNLLPASPLQPMGILSILEEECMFPKASDVSFRAKLYDNHAGKSPNFQKPRPDKKRKYEAHFEIVHYAGVVPYSIVGWLEKNKDPLNETVVPVFQKSQNKLLASLYESYAASTSASAEGPKSGVKEKRKKAASFQTVSQLHKENLNKLMTNLRATQPHFVRCIVPNETKTPGVMDAFLVLHQLRCNGVLEGIRICRQGFPNRLLYMDFRQRYRILNPSAVPDDTFVDSRKATEKLLSSLDIDHTQYKFGHTKVFFKAGLLAVLEELRDERLAKILTLLQARIRGHLMRIEHQHMRGGRDALYTIQCNIRAFAAVKNWSWMKLFFKMKPLLRSVQAEEELGALRAEVRGLRGSLAEAEAKRQELEEKHISIAQEKNDLSLQLQA